The DNA window CGCCGATGACCTCCTGGTCGATCCGGCGGGTGAAGTCCTCCAGCATGGCGAACTTGCCGTCATAGGCCTGGCGCAGCTGCGCCAGGGTCAGCCCCGCCTTGTCGGCGATCTCACCGAAACCGATCCGGTCGAACTCCCGGTCGCTGACGAGGCTGAGGAGCCCGTCCACGATCTTCTGCCGCTGTTTCTCGCTCGCCATGGGACACCTCCGTCTGGAGGTGAAGATAGGAAGCCGCGGGCCGCCGAGCCAGGGGTCCGGCCCGCACCGGGGCCGGCGCCGGTCAGTCGAACAGGCTCGAGACCGACTTCTCCTGCGCGGTGCGGGCGATCGCCTCGCCGATCAGGGGCGCGATCGAGATCACGCGGATGTTGGGCGCGGCCTTCACGGCCTCGGTCGGCTGGATGGAATCGGTGATCACCAGTTCCTTCAGCTTCGAGGCCGAGATGCGGGCCACCGCGCCGCCCGACAGCACGCCGTGCGTGATGTAGGCGGTCACGTCCTTGGCGCCGCGGGCGAGCAGCGCCTCGGCGGCGTTCACCAGCGTGCCGCCGGAATCGATGATGTCGTCGACCAGGATGCAGGACCGTCCCTCGACGGTGCCGATCACGTTCATGACCTCCGACTCGCCCGGCCGTTCGCGCCGCTTGTCCACGATGGCGAGTTGCGCGTCGATTCGCTTGGCGAGCGCCCGGGCGCGCACCACGCCGCCGACGTCGGGCGACACCACCACCGTGTTGTCGAGCGGGTAGCGCTCCTTGATGTCGCGGGTCATCACCGGCGCGCCGTAGAGGTTATCGGTCGGGATGTCGAAGAAGCCCTGGATCTGGCCCGCGTGCAGGTCGAGCGTGAGGACGCGGTCGACGCCCGCCTGCGTGATCATGTTGGCGACGAGCTTGGCCGAGATCGGCGTGCGCCCGGAGGAGCGGCGGTCCTGGCGGGCATAGCCGAAGTAGGGCAGCACCGCCGTGATC is part of the Prosthecomicrobium sp. N25 genome and encodes:
- a CDS encoding ribose-phosphate pyrophosphokinase, translating into MKLVCGNSNRRLAEDIAAYLEVPMTSCLVRRFADQEIFVEVQENVRGEDAFIIQSTSYPANDHLMELLIITDALKRSSAKRITAVLPYFGYARQDRRSSGRTPISAKLVANMITQAGVDRVLTLDLHAGQIQGFFDIPTDNLYGAPVMTRDIKERYPLDNTVVVSPDVGGVVRARALAKRIDAQLAIVDKRRERPGESEVMNVIGTVEGRSCILVDDIIDSGGTLVNAAEALLARGAKDVTAYITHGVLSGGAVARISASKLKELVITDSIQPTEAVKAAPNIRVISIAPLIGEAIARTAQEKSVSSLFD